A section of the Polyangium spumosum genome encodes:
- a CDS encoding PAS domain S-box protein — protein sequence METQAQGQRIDPRDFFDKAPALFCVLDPDNRIHQPNGAWERVTGFSVAALEGMKLEDRLHPEDRDPARRTSRISVEAQGAIVQETRFRCADDSYKWLEWTMRVVFEHGLVVCIARSIEQPRRATVTAARRLDTYLRRAPVAMIEMEPGGQIVEWSAGAARLFGFARSEALGRMLFDLIVPPAHRARIREESDAYRDGNFTPGRYGVAENITKDGRTVVCEWHNAPLADEEGRLRGVLSIALDRTEVERERARAEESLSRFDLLMRGSKNGLWDYVPRDPKNPSDPAQPIYVSDGLLRLLGITADMAPKTLADWAPFVHPEDLERARLLFIEHIGARRDETSFEARLRRGDGSYLWASSTFQSLWNEAGELMRFAAALVDITERKHGEAELHDKLAVIERQAASIRELSTPILEVQEGVLCLPVVGVVDSGRAAEMMDAALGSVVDRGARFLIIDLTGVPVVDTSTADRLLAIARAAGLVGAKTVITGLRPAVAQTVVTLGVAMGEVKTLRNLKDGLRYCLREAGR from the coding sequence ATGGAAACCCAAGCCCAAGGCCAGAGGATCGATCCGCGGGACTTCTTCGATAAGGCGCCGGCCTTGTTTTGTGTGCTCGATCCGGACAACCGGATCCACCAGCCGAACGGGGCATGGGAGCGGGTCACGGGGTTCTCGGTCGCGGCCCTCGAGGGCATGAAGCTCGAGGATCGGCTGCACCCCGAGGACCGTGATCCAGCCCGGCGCACCTCGCGTATCTCGGTCGAGGCCCAGGGCGCCATCGTGCAGGAGACGCGCTTCCGGTGCGCCGACGACTCGTACAAATGGCTCGAATGGACCATGCGGGTCGTCTTCGAGCACGGGCTCGTCGTCTGCATCGCCCGCTCCATCGAGCAGCCGCGGCGCGCCACCGTCACCGCCGCGCGGCGCCTCGACACGTACCTGCGGAGGGCCCCCGTCGCGATGATCGAGATGGAGCCCGGCGGCCAGATCGTCGAATGGAGCGCCGGCGCCGCGCGGCTCTTTGGTTTCGCGCGCTCCGAGGCGCTCGGCCGGATGCTCTTCGATCTCATCGTCCCCCCCGCCCACCGGGCGAGGATCCGCGAGGAGTCGGATGCGTACCGCGACGGCAACTTCACGCCGGGGCGCTACGGCGTGGCCGAGAACATCACGAAGGACGGCCGGACGGTCGTGTGCGAGTGGCACAACGCGCCGCTCGCCGACGAGGAGGGGCGCCTGCGTGGTGTGCTCAGCATCGCCCTCGACCGGACCGAGGTCGAGCGGGAGCGCGCCCGCGCCGAGGAGAGCCTCTCGCGCTTCGATCTGCTCATGCGAGGCTCGAAGAACGGGCTCTGGGATTACGTGCCGCGGGACCCGAAGAACCCGTCCGATCCCGCGCAGCCCATCTACGTGTCCGACGGCCTCTTGCGGCTGCTCGGCATCACGGCCGACATGGCCCCGAAGACGCTCGCTGACTGGGCGCCCTTCGTGCACCCGGAGGACCTCGAGCGCGCGCGGCTGCTCTTCATCGAGCACATCGGGGCGCGCCGCGACGAGACCTCCTTCGAGGCGCGGCTGCGGCGCGGGGACGGCTCGTACCTCTGGGCGTCCAGCACCTTTCAATCGCTCTGGAACGAGGCAGGAGAGCTCATGCGGTTCGCCGCGGCGCTCGTCGACATCACCGAGCGCAAGCACGGCGAGGCGGAGCTGCACGACAAACTCGCGGTCATCGAGCGGCAAGCCGCGTCGATCCGGGAGCTCTCCACGCCCATCCTGGAGGTGCAGGAGGGCGTTTTGTGTTTGCCCGTGGTCGGCGTCGTCGACAGCGGTCGCGCGGCCGAGATGATGGACGCGGCGCTCGGCAGCGTGGTCGACCGCGGGGCGCGGTTCCTGATCATCGACCTCACGGGTGTACCGGTGGTCGATACGAGCACGGCCGATCGGCTGCTCGCGATCGCCCGCGCCGCGGGCCTCGTCGGCGCGAAGACGGTGATCACCGGGCTGCGGCCCGCGGTCGCGCAGACCGTGGTCACGCTCGGGGTCGCGATGGGCGAGGTGAAGACGCTGCGGAACCTGAAGGATGGGCTCCGGTACTGCCTGCGCGAGGCGGGGCGGTGA
- a CDS encoding MFS transporter: protein MRSPLLPIFLTVFVDVLGLTLILPLLPYYAKDYGASDLHATLLTSVYAAAMFVSGPMLGRLSDRIGRKPVLLLSQAGTLVGWLTLAAATNLEMLFVGRIIAGLTAGNLSIAQAYISDVTKPNEERTQAFGFFGIAFGTGFLLGPGITSLLSWLFRDHPDPLFKYKPPTLAAAGLSLLAILLTAFFLPARKPTAVAARRLSGMAEYLARPGPRKHLAEFFFFSVSFAALTGALGVYLKRQFNYELHEAGLVFGLSGLIGAIVQGGLLKRLVKKLGEERLTAIGLGTMVLGYCLLGLATSMGFLLVLVVLGSFGAAVVRPSVTTLITKSVHTSEQGAVLGVSQSLGSLAQIAGPAAAGWLLDRNQVVMYGLFCAGFSLLGLLLALQRREGDRPVEQAPAEG, encoded by the coding sequence ATGCGATCTCCGCTGCTGCCGATATTCCTCACCGTCTTCGTCGACGTCCTCGGCCTGACGCTCATCCTCCCGCTGCTGCCGTATTACGCGAAGGACTACGGCGCGTCGGACCTGCACGCGACGCTTTTGACCTCGGTCTACGCGGCGGCGATGTTCGTCTCGGGGCCGATGCTCGGGCGGCTCTCCGATCGGATCGGCCGAAAGCCCGTGCTCCTGCTCAGCCAGGCGGGCACGCTCGTCGGCTGGTTGACGCTCGCGGCCGCGACCAACCTCGAGATGCTCTTCGTCGGCCGCATCATCGCGGGCCTCACGGCGGGCAACCTGAGCATCGCGCAGGCGTACATCTCCGACGTCACGAAGCCCAACGAGGAGCGCACGCAGGCCTTTGGCTTCTTCGGCATCGCCTTCGGCACGGGCTTCTTGCTCGGCCCCGGCATCACGTCGTTGCTCTCCTGGCTCTTCCGCGATCACCCCGATCCGCTCTTCAAGTACAAGCCGCCCACGCTCGCGGCGGCTGGCTTGAGCCTGCTCGCCATCCTGCTCACGGCGTTTTTCCTGCCGGCGCGCAAGCCCACGGCCGTCGCGGCGCGTCGCCTCTCGGGCATGGCCGAGTACCTCGCGCGCCCTGGGCCTCGCAAGCACCTCGCGGAGTTCTTCTTCTTCAGCGTCTCGTTCGCCGCGCTCACGGGCGCGCTCGGCGTCTACCTCAAGCGGCAGTTCAACTACGAGCTGCACGAGGCGGGGCTCGTCTTCGGCCTCTCGGGGCTCATCGGCGCGATCGTGCAGGGCGGGCTGCTCAAGCGGCTCGTGAAGAAGCTCGGCGAGGAGCGGCTCACCGCGATTGGCCTCGGGACCATGGTCCTCGGGTATTGCCTGCTCGGCCTGGCGACGAGCATGGGGTTCCTGCTCGTGCTCGTGGTGCTCGGCTCGTTCGGCGCGGCCGTGGTGCGCCCCAGCGTGACCACGCTCATCACGAAGAGCGTGCACACGAGCGAGCAGGGCGCCGTGCTCGGCGTGAGCCAGTCGCTCGGCAGCCTCGCGCAGATCGCGGGCCCCGCGGCCGCCGGCTGGCTGCTCGATCGGAACCAGGTCGTGATGTACGGCCTCTTCTGCGCCGGCTTCAGCCTGCTCGGCCTCCTGCTCGCGCTTCAGCGCCGCGAGGGCGATCGCCCCGTGGAGCAGGCGCCCGCCGAAGGCTGA
- a CDS encoding YkgJ family cysteine cluster protein: protein MKQSRKAYEDAKVHLHVLGEEHEVDCKVRVGRTAFHELLPLARSLSASILAITTAHARAEGKEISCQKGCTSCCRQLVPVSPIEARRLAEVVAAMPESRRAEVRERFVRAIERLEHAGLVDPRAPKGRAALVSREATPRAAWDDVSRRYYELRIDCPFLEGDLCSIYEERPIACREYNAVTDPALCEALDPGIEIAPRPVPMGDALTKVTAELTGKSQAGIPLALALEWARAHGKTLERERDGEAMFWALMRVMEEDGA, encoded by the coding sequence GTGAAACAATCTCGCAAGGCGTACGAGGACGCGAAGGTGCACCTCCACGTGCTCGGCGAGGAGCACGAGGTCGATTGCAAGGTGCGGGTTGGTCGCACCGCATTCCATGAGCTCTTGCCGCTGGCGCGCTCGCTCTCCGCGTCGATCCTGGCCATCACGACGGCGCATGCGCGGGCGGAGGGCAAGGAGATCTCGTGCCAGAAGGGCTGCACGTCTTGTTGCCGCCAGCTCGTGCCGGTCTCGCCGATCGAGGCGCGGCGGCTCGCGGAGGTCGTGGCTGCGATGCCGGAGTCGCGCCGGGCCGAGGTGCGTGAGCGGTTCGTCCGGGCGATCGAGCGGCTGGAGCACGCGGGGCTCGTGGATCCTCGGGCGCCGAAGGGCAGGGCCGCGCTTGTTTCGAGGGAGGCGACGCCGAGGGCTGCGTGGGACGACGTGAGCCGGCGGTATTACGAGCTCCGGATCGATTGCCCGTTCCTCGAGGGCGACCTGTGTAGCATTTACGAGGAGCGCCCGATCGCGTGTCGCGAATACAACGCCGTGACGGACCCCGCGCTCTGCGAGGCGCTCGATCCTGGAATCGAGATCGCCCCGCGGCCTGTGCCGATGGGCGACGCGCTCACGAAGGTCACGGCGGAGCTCACGGGCAAGAGCCAGGCGGGGATCCCGCTGGCGCTCGCGCTGGAATGGGCGCGCGCGCATGGGAAGACGCTCGAACGGGAGCGCGACGGCGAGGCGATGTTCTGGGCGCTGATGCGGGTGATGGAGGAGGATGGAGCTTGA
- a CDS encoding SMI1/KNR4 family protein: protein MQIHDRGEPLSEQALQELEEKLGVRLPEPYRRFLQEYNGGRPEPDILDIPGAPFGGADVKGFFGVGRDDEVEELLWLKEERAASIGDDVLAIARDSGGSLFGIVTEGEQRGRVYFFDYYAEWEPYFVASDFDAFLQKLRSLSPEELAEIKQLAAANAATNAELDPDKPVE from the coding sequence ATGCAGATCCACGACCGCGGAGAACCCCTGAGCGAACAGGCCCTCCAAGAGCTGGAGGAAAAGCTCGGCGTGCGCCTGCCCGAGCCCTATCGCCGCTTCCTGCAAGAGTATAATGGTGGCAGGCCAGAGCCGGACATCCTCGACATCCCCGGAGCCCCCTTCGGGGGCGCGGACGTCAAGGGGTTCTTCGGTGTGGGAAGAGATGACGAAGTTGAGGAGCTTCTCTGGCTCAAGGAGGAGCGGGCGGCTAGCATTGGCGATGATGTGCTCGCGATCGCGCGGGATTCGGGCGGAAGCCTCTTCGGCATCGTCACCGAGGGGGAGCAGCGAGGCCGCGTGTACTTTTTCGACTACTACGCGGAATGGGAGCCCTACTTCGTCGCCAGCGACTTCGACGCCTTCCTCCAGAAGCTGCGCTCGCTGTCGCCCGAGGAGCTCGCCGAGATCAAGCAGCTCGCGGCGGCGAACGCGGCGACAAACGCGGAGCTTGACCCCGACAAACCGGTCGAGTAG
- a CDS encoding insulinase family protein produces MKKFARSSQILALVGLSLAACTTPQPVVPPPSSPPAEPVATQDKPQEAAPPSEDPSFRKAPPPSGPVMPFIAPKIEEARLSNGLRVLYVMRREMPVVAMNIVVDRGAEQEKTPGLTSTMASMLLAGTKSRSAIKLSEELGALGVRYGAWADHDGVGVTATALRDKAADMVSILADVVLNPAFDKVELERERARRLTAILQQADQPYALLQNAITERLYPIGHPYRVPLIGTEAAVKALSPSDLARHHQALFRPEHATVTIAGDIDKAAALALVEKSFSAWKGKATKASALKVPPAVGKGEKRVFVVDRPGATQSYVAVTLVGVPRKNPDFDALMVMNTLLGGQFSSRLNLNLREKHAYTYGARSSFDMRHGSGPFTAGGAIMTPATAKAVKEIFAEIERLRQENVPAEDLDAAKANLVRQLPARFETAGETAGTLAALAVHALPLDELATRPSRISKITAEDVKRVAEKYLRPDQMRVIVVGDAAVVEKELAALDLGGVEVRRAPAKKEAPKGPTGRPKVTLGR; encoded by the coding sequence GATCCTGGCCCTCGTCGGCCTCTCGCTCGCCGCCTGCACGACGCCGCAGCCCGTGGTGCCGCCGCCGTCGTCTCCGCCGGCCGAGCCCGTGGCCACGCAGGACAAGCCCCAGGAGGCGGCGCCGCCGTCCGAGGATCCCTCCTTCCGCAAGGCTCCGCCCCCGAGCGGGCCCGTCATGCCCTTCATCGCGCCGAAGATCGAGGAGGCGCGCCTTTCGAATGGCCTGCGTGTCCTCTACGTCATGCGCCGCGAGATGCCGGTCGTCGCGATGAACATCGTGGTCGATCGCGGCGCCGAGCAGGAGAAGACCCCGGGGCTCACGAGCACCATGGCGTCCATGTTGCTCGCCGGCACGAAGTCGCGCTCGGCGATCAAGCTCTCCGAGGAGCTCGGCGCGCTCGGCGTCCGGTACGGCGCGTGGGCCGATCACGACGGCGTGGGCGTGACGGCGACCGCGCTCCGCGACAAGGCGGCCGACATGGTGTCGATCCTCGCCGACGTCGTGCTGAACCCGGCCTTCGACAAGGTCGAGCTCGAGCGCGAGCGCGCGCGCAGGCTCACGGCGATCCTGCAGCAGGCCGATCAGCCGTACGCGCTCCTCCAGAACGCCATCACCGAGCGGCTCTACCCGATCGGCCACCCGTATCGGGTGCCGCTCATCGGCACCGAGGCCGCCGTCAAGGCGCTCTCGCCTTCGGATCTCGCGCGCCATCACCAGGCGCTCTTCCGGCCGGAGCACGCGACGGTCACGATCGCGGGCGACATCGACAAGGCTGCGGCCCTCGCGCTCGTCGAGAAGAGCTTCTCCGCGTGGAAGGGCAAGGCGACGAAGGCCTCGGCGCTCAAGGTGCCGCCGGCCGTCGGCAAGGGCGAGAAGCGCGTGTTCGTCGTGGATCGTCCGGGCGCCACGCAATCGTACGTCGCCGTGACCCTCGTGGGTGTGCCCCGGAAAAACCCGGACTTCGACGCCCTGATGGTGATGAACACGCTGCTCGGCGGGCAGTTCTCGAGCCGGCTCAACCTGAACCTGCGCGAGAAACACGCCTACACGTACGGCGCCCGGAGCAGCTTCGACATGCGCCACGGCTCCGGGCCCTTCACCGCGGGCGGGGCGATCATGACGCCGGCGACGGCCAAGGCCGTGAAGGAGATCTTCGCCGAAATCGAGCGGCTGCGGCAGGAGAACGTGCCCGCCGAGGACCTCGACGCCGCGAAGGCGAACCTCGTCCGGCAGCTCCCGGCGCGCTTCGAGACGGCCGGGGAGACGGCGGGGACGCTCGCGGCCCTCGCGGTCCATGCCTTGCCGCTCGACGAGCTCGCGACGCGGCCCTCGCGGATCTCGAAGATCACGGCCGAGGACGTGAAGCGCGTGGCCGAGAAGTACCTGCGGCCCGATCAGATGCGGGTGATCGTGGTCGGCGACGCGGCCGTCGTGGAGAAGGAGCTCGCGGCGCTGGATCTCGGCGGCGTCGAGGTGCGCCGGGCGCCGGCGAAGAAGGAAGCGCCGAAGGGCCCGACCGGGCGGCCGAAGGTCACCCTCGGGCGGTAG
- a CDS encoding ribonuclease E inhibitor RraB — MMDYPDDADGDALRRIATRRDMSKPMDIDFVVSVPDRAAGAELARLVAKRGYVPSLEFDKEAEEWICYCAKLMVPTYEAVVAAQRELDELGAEVGGYSDGWGTFGE; from the coding sequence ATGATGGATTACCCCGACGATGCCGATGGAGATGCCCTGCGTCGCATAGCGACACGGCGCGACATGTCGAAGCCGATGGATATCGACTTCGTCGTATCTGTCCCGGATCGAGCTGCGGGCGCGGAATTGGCGCGTTTGGTGGCGAAACGTGGCTATGTTCCGTCACTCGAGTTCGACAAAGAAGCTGAGGAATGGATCTGCTACTGCGCCAAGCTGATGGTTCCCACATACGAGGCGGTCGTTGCTGCGCAGCGGGAGCTCGATGAGCTGGGCGCAGAGGTGGGGGGGTACTCCGATGGATGGGGGACATTCGGAGAGTGA
- the tsaD gene encoding tRNA (adenosine(37)-N6)-threonylcarbamoyltransferase complex transferase subunit TsaD translates to MRVLGIETSCDETAAAVVTEAGVVLSDVVRSQVEAHAPYGGVVPEIASRDHARAIVPVIREALARAGMQPGDVDGIAVTSRPGLLGALLVGLSAAKGLAFTTGKPLVGVDHLVGHLLAVFLRRGEAEAEAPVPAYPFIALLASGGHTALYRVDAPRLSAIRELGATRDDAAGEAFDKTAKLLGLGYPGGPVVDRLAATGDASRAKDAVPRSMAHRESLEFSFSGVKASVMRHVATRGKPPEGQALADLCAAFQASVVGTLVDKAVRAAKVEAVPRIVLGGGVAANRGLRAKMAEACARQKLTLFVPSFASCTDNAAMIAYAGALRLAAGERDDLGLEPSTKTALPRVTRKGAGIR, encoded by the coding sequence ATGCGGGTTTTAGGGATCGAGACGTCGTGTGACGAGACGGCGGCCGCCGTGGTGACGGAGGCGGGCGTCGTGCTCTCGGACGTCGTGCGCAGCCAGGTCGAGGCGCACGCGCCTTATGGCGGCGTCGTGCCGGAGATCGCCTCCCGCGACCATGCGCGCGCCATCGTGCCGGTGATCCGCGAGGCGCTCGCGCGGGCGGGCATGCAGCCGGGCGACGTCGACGGCATCGCGGTCACGTCCCGGCCGGGCCTGCTCGGCGCGTTGCTCGTGGGCCTCTCGGCGGCGAAGGGGCTCGCGTTCACGACGGGGAAACCGCTCGTCGGCGTGGATCACCTGGTCGGGCACCTGCTCGCGGTGTTCTTGCGGCGGGGCGAGGCCGAGGCCGAGGCGCCGGTGCCGGCGTATCCGTTCATCGCGCTTTTGGCCTCGGGCGGGCACACGGCGCTGTATCGCGTGGACGCGCCGCGGCTCTCGGCGATCCGGGAGCTCGGGGCGACGCGGGACGACGCGGCGGGTGAGGCGTTCGACAAGACGGCGAAGCTGCTCGGGCTCGGGTATCCGGGCGGGCCTGTGGTGGATCGGCTGGCGGCGACGGGGGATGCTTCCCGGGCGAAGGACGCGGTGCCGCGCTCGATGGCGCATCGAGAGAGCCTGGAGTTCAGCTTCTCGGGCGTGAAGGCGTCGGTCATGCGGCACGTGGCGACGCGGGGCAAGCCGCCCGAGGGGCAAGCGCTCGCGGACCTCTGCGCGGCGTTCCAGGCGTCGGTCGTGGGCACGCTGGTCGACAAGGCCGTACGCGCGGCGAAGGTCGAGGCCGTCCCGCGGATCGTGCTGGGCGGGGGCGTCGCGGCGAACCGTGGGCTCCGCGCGAAGATGGCGGAGGCGTGCGCGCGGCAGAAGCTCACGTTGTTCGTGCCGTCGTTCGCGAGCTGCACGGACAACGCGGCGATGATCGCCTACGCCGGCGCGTTGCGTCTGGCAGCGGGTGAGCGGGACGACCTCGGCCTGGAGCCATCGACGAAGACGGCGCTGCCGCGGGTGACGCGGAAGGGGGCGGGGATACGGTAG